Proteins encoded in a region of the Wenzhouxiangella sp. XN201 genome:
- a CDS encoding choline dehydrogenase codes for MPKTYDYIIVGAGSAGCVLANRLSADPDVSVLLLEAGPRDWNPFIHMPAGLARLVNFKSLNWNYETEPEPALNNRRLYWPRGKVLGGSSSINAMCYARGHRTDYDDWAAAGNPGWSWTEVLPYFLRSEDQSRGKSDLHATGGPLSVSDLSYTNALSDVFIQAAEQAGIARNPDFNGPAQRGAGFYQVTQRDGRRCSTAAGFLNPVRSRPNLTVLTGALTLGLTWAGPDRIGGVRYRRRGMTHTANAEREVLLAAGTINSPQLMMLSGIGPAGMLEAAGVEVRHDRSGVGQNLQDHLDICTLTRCSQPVTYDQLNELRVGLQYYLHHEGEGTSNIAEAGAFLVSGRGRNDRPDIQMHFVPALLDDHGRNRLPGDGYTLHACPLRPESRGHLALRSTDPREPIAIHANYLSAPEDLEMMLECVRLSRSVLEQPAFRPFRAHEIFPGGEVRDRDSLIDFIRTKAETIYHPVGTCRMGNDADSVVDPQLRVRGVGGLRVVDASIMPSLVGGNTNAPTIMIAEKAAAMIHNEATSQGSGASRAA; via the coding sequence ATGCCCAAGACCTATGACTACATCATCGTTGGGGCCGGATCAGCCGGCTGCGTGCTCGCCAACCGGCTGAGCGCGGACCCCGACGTCAGCGTGCTGCTGCTCGAGGCCGGCCCGCGCGACTGGAATCCTTTCATCCACATGCCCGCCGGGCTGGCGCGCCTGGTCAACTTCAAGTCGCTCAACTGGAATTACGAGACCGAACCCGAACCGGCACTCAACAACCGCCGGCTCTACTGGCCACGCGGCAAGGTCCTGGGCGGCTCGAGCTCGATCAACGCCATGTGCTACGCACGCGGGCACCGCACCGACTACGACGACTGGGCCGCGGCCGGCAATCCGGGCTGGAGCTGGACCGAGGTGCTGCCCTATTTCCTGCGCTCCGAGGATCAGTCGCGGGGGAAATCCGACTTGCACGCCACCGGTGGCCCCTTGAGCGTGTCCGACCTCAGCTACACCAACGCGCTCAGCGACGTGTTCATCCAGGCCGCCGAGCAGGCCGGCATCGCCCGCAACCCCGATTTCAACGGGCCGGCCCAGCGCGGCGCGGGCTTCTACCAGGTCACCCAGCGCGACGGCCGGCGCTGCAGCACGGCTGCCGGATTTCTCAATCCGGTCCGGTCGCGTCCCAATCTGACCGTGTTGACCGGCGCACTCACCCTGGGCCTGACCTGGGCCGGGCCGGATCGCATCGGTGGCGTACGCTATCGCCGCCGCGGCATGACGCATACGGCCAATGCCGAGCGCGAAGTGCTGCTGGCCGCCGGCACCATCAATTCACCCCAGCTCATGATGCTTTCGGGTATCGGTCCGGCCGGAATGCTCGAAGCGGCGGGTGTAGAAGTCCGGCACGATCGCTCAGGCGTGGGACAGAACCTGCAGGATCACCTCGATATCTGCACGCTCACCCGATGCTCGCAGCCGGTGACCTACGATCAGCTCAACGAACTCCGCGTCGGCCTGCAGTACTACCTGCACCACGAGGGCGAGGGTACGTCCAATATCGCCGAGGCCGGGGCGTTTCTCGTCAGCGGTCGCGGTCGCAACGACCGGCCCGACATCCAGATGCACTTCGTGCCGGCTCTGCTCGACGATCACGGCCGCAATCGCCTGCCCGGCGACGGCTATACCCTCCACGCCTGCCCCTTGAGACCCGAAAGCCGCGGCCACCTGGCGCTGCGATCGACCGACCCGCGCGAACCGATCGCGATCCACGCCAACTACCTCAGCGCGCCCGAGGACCTCGAAATGATGCTCGAATGCGTCCGGCTCTCGCGCAGCGTCCTCGAGCAACCGGCCTTTCGCCCGTTCCGCGCGCACGAGATCTTCCCGGGCGGCGAGGTGCGTGACCGCGACAGCCTGATCGACTTCATCCGCACCAAGGCCGAGACCATCTACCACCCCGTCGGCACCTGCCGGATGGGCAATGACGCCGACTCGGTCGTCGACCCGCAATTGCGGGTCCGCGGCGTCGGGGGCCTGCGCGTGGTCGACGCCTCGATCATGCCGTCCCTGGTCGGGGGCAACACCAACGCCCCCACGATCATGATTGCCGAGAAAGCTGCCGCGATGATTCACAACGAAGCCACGAGTCAAGGCTCAGGCGCTTCCCGCGCCGCCTGA
- a CDS encoding SAM-dependent methyltransferase, which produces MSSRTPSLSLPEPPKELAALSERLCNRITAEIESAGSIPFDRYMNLALYEPGLGYYVNGLHKFGASGDFVTAPEQGGLFARAVARQCTEVAESLGSDWTLMELGAGSGVLARDLLLALPVPPAEYLILEPSAPLREIQRETLDALPETLRDRVRWLDTPPQPPLDGVIIANEVLDALPVARFGRVDGRFVEHCVGLGEQRFNWQESVPGRRLQAALEQLAQALPEPLPDGYVSEICVDLPDWLETISAPLRRGLILMIDYGYPRAEFYHPDRSGGTLVCHYRHRAHFDPFVWPGLTDLSAFVDFTAVAEAANSLGLEIAGFTSQAGFLLGLGIHDAVEQARDDEQRLKLAGELKRLTLPGEMGEKFKVIGLTRNFDERLSGFDLMSQLHRL; this is translated from the coding sequence ATGTCATCGCGTACTCCGTCTCTGTCCCTGCCCGAACCGCCCAAAGAGCTGGCGGCCCTGAGCGAACGATTGTGCAACAGGATCACCGCCGAAATCGAATCGGCCGGCTCCATACCCTTCGACCGCTACATGAACCTGGCCTTGTACGAGCCGGGACTGGGCTATTACGTCAACGGCCTGCACAAGTTCGGCGCCTCGGGCGATTTCGTCACCGCCCCGGAACAGGGCGGTCTGTTCGCCCGTGCCGTGGCGCGGCAGTGTACCGAGGTCGCCGAATCCCTCGGCTCGGACTGGACGCTGATGGAACTCGGCGCCGGCTCGGGCGTACTCGCCCGCGACCTGCTTCTGGCCCTGCCCGTGCCGCCGGCGGAATACCTGATTCTCGAGCCGAGCGCGCCGCTGCGGGAAATCCAGCGCGAAACGCTTGACGCCCTGCCCGAAACGTTGCGCGATCGCGTGCGCTGGCTCGATACGCCGCCACAGCCGCCGCTGGACGGCGTGATCATTGCCAATGAAGTCCTCGATGCGCTGCCGGTGGCACGCTTCGGCCGCGTCGATGGCCGGTTCGTGGAACACTGCGTCGGCCTGGGCGAGCAGCGTTTCAACTGGCAGGAGAGCGTGCCCGGCAGGCGGCTTCAAGCCGCCCTCGAACAGCTGGCCCAGGCACTGCCGGAGCCGCTGCCCGACGGCTATGTCAGCGAAATCTGCGTCGATCTGCCCGACTGGCTCGAAACCATAAGCGCGCCCCTGCGCCGGGGGCTGATCCTGATGATCGACTACGGCTATCCCCGCGCCGAGTTCTACCACCCCGACCGCAGCGGCGGCACCCTGGTCTGCCATTATCGTCACCGCGCCCACTTCGACCCTTTCGTCTGGCCCGGCCTGACCGACCTTTCGGCCTTCGTCGACTTTACCGCCGTGGCCGAGGCGGCCAACTCGCTTGGCCTGGAGATTGCCGGCTTCACCAGCCAGGCCGGGTTCCTGCTCGGCCTGGGCATCCACGACGCCGTCGAGCAGGCGCGCGACGATGAACAACGTCTCAAGCTGGCCGGCGAACTCAAGCGCCTGACCCTGCCCGGCGAGATGGGCGAGAAGTTCAAGGTGATCGGCTTGACGCGAAACTTCGACGAGCGCCTGAGCGGATTCGACTTGATGAGCCAATTGCACAGGCTCTGA
- a CDS encoding pteridine reductase, which yields MAIVTGAARRIGAVIARSLHERGLDVVIHYRGSADEARALRDELLRKRADSVALVQADLAEDAAFGAIRAAAMSAFGRIDVLVNNASGFYPTPVAEAKAEDWDALMASNLRAPFFLSQACASELGRCRGAIVNLVDIHGLVPLSRHTIYSQAKAGLVMQTRSLARDLAPAIRVNGVAPGAILWPEGEQSPEASQQILDRIPLERQGRPEDIADAVAFLALDAPYVTGQILAVDGGRLLNL from the coding sequence GTGGCGATTGTAACCGGCGCTGCGCGCCGCATTGGCGCGGTCATTGCCCGCAGCTTGCACGAGCGCGGTCTCGACGTCGTCATCCACTATCGCGGCTCGGCCGACGAGGCCCGGGCCCTGCGCGACGAATTGCTCAGAAAGCGCGCCGATTCGGTGGCGCTTGTGCAGGCCGACCTGGCCGAGGACGCGGCGTTCGGGGCGATTCGGGCGGCGGCCATGAGCGCCTTCGGGCGCATCGACGTGCTGGTCAACAATGCCTCGGGCTTCTATCCCACACCGGTCGCCGAGGCCAAGGCCGAAGACTGGGACGCGCTGATGGCCAGCAACCTGCGCGCGCCGTTCTTTCTCAGCCAGGCCTGTGCTTCCGAGTTGGGGCGTTGCCGGGGTGCGATCGTCAACCTGGTCGACATTCACGGCCTGGTGCCGCTCTCGCGCCACACGATCTACAGCCAGGCCAAGGCCGGACTGGTCATGCAGACGCGATCCCTGGCCCGTGACCTGGCGCCGGCAATCCGGGTCAACGGCGTGGCGCCGGGCGCCATCCTCTGGCCCGAGGGTGAACAGTCTCCAGAGGCAAGCCAGCAGATTCTCGATCGCATTCCGCTCGAGCGCCAGGGCCGGCCGGAGGACATTGCGGATGCGGTGGCCTTCCTGGCGCTCGACGCGCCCTACGTCACCGGGCAGATCCTGGCCGTCGACGGCGGGCGGCTTCTGAATCTCTGA
- a CDS encoding class I SAM-dependent methyltransferase, whose amino-acid sequence MSESQAELIAAVHQREWFYPFELPDGSSTASYLPDSAVAVHETRLAMMRKVLEPVLAGESLSALDLASHQGWFSMHLAQLGCSRVNGLEPREGHVADSRLMMRALGLDSVSFVQSDIEHIDQAGVEPADIVLMLGLLYHLENPVLAIRAAHRYCRRVCLIETQVGPHLSGPLDWGSYEFVRPIQGCFSVIDETDETHGPEASTGGICLAPSAPTLVWIMQKVGFRDVALIEPPPDGYEQHRHHKRVMAVGWI is encoded by the coding sequence GTGAGCGAATCGCAAGCCGAACTGATCGCAGCCGTCCACCAGCGCGAATGGTTCTATCCCTTTGAGCTGCCCGACGGCAGTTCAACCGCCTCCTACCTACCCGATTCGGCCGTGGCCGTGCACGAAACGCGGCTGGCCATGATGCGCAAGGTACTCGAGCCGGTGCTGGCCGGGGAGTCGCTGTCGGCGCTGGACCTGGCCTCGCACCAGGGCTGGTTCAGCATGCACCTGGCGCAGCTGGGTTGCTCGCGGGTCAACGGCCTGGAGCCACGCGAGGGCCACGTGGCCGATTCCCGGCTGATGATGCGCGCGCTGGGGCTGGACTCCGTGTCCTTCGTTCAGTCCGATATCGAGCACATCGACCAGGCGGGCGTCGAACCGGCCGATATCGTACTGATGCTCGGCCTGCTCTACCACCTGGAAAACCCGGTTCTGGCCATTCGCGCTGCCCACCGCTACTGCCGGCGCGTGTGCCTGATCGAAACCCAGGTCGGGCCGCATCTCTCCGGGCCGCTGGACTGGGGCAGCTACGAGTTCGTTCGGCCGATCCAGGGCTGCTTCAGCGTGATCGACGAAACCGACGAGACCCACGGCCCGGAAGCCTCGACCGGTGGCATCTGCCTGGCGCCGAGCGCGCCGACGCTGGTGTGGATCATGCAGAAGGTCGGTTTTCGCGACGTCGCCCTGATCGAGCCCCCGCCAGACGGCTACGAGCAGCACCGCCACCACAAGCGCGTGATGGCGGTCGGCTGGATCTGA
- a CDS encoding hydrolase codes for MSNLLDHPTPDNALLLLVDVQGKLARIMHESDAMIHQQGVLIEACRLLEVPVVWAEQLPEKLGPTVPELVEKLDGHTPCAKDSFGCWGDETLRQAIRDSGRDRIVLAGIETHVCVWQTAAALRAEGYEVHLVCDAVSSRSVFNRDIAFQRMAAAGVHLSNVEMVLFELMGDAGHPRFRDVTRLLK; via the coding sequence ATGAGCAATCTCCTCGACCACCCCACCCCCGACAACGCCCTCCTCCTCCTGGTCGATGTCCAGGGCAAACTGGCGCGCATCATGCACGAGTCGGACGCCATGATTCACCAGCAGGGCGTGCTGATCGAGGCCTGCCGGCTGCTCGAGGTGCCGGTCGTCTGGGCCGAGCAGTTGCCCGAAAAACTGGGTCCGACCGTGCCGGAGCTGGTCGAAAAGCTCGACGGGCATACGCCCTGTGCCAAGGACAGTTTCGGCTGCTGGGGCGACGAGACGCTGCGCCAGGCCATTCGGGATTCCGGACGCGACCGCATCGTGCTGGCCGGCATCGAGACGCATGTCTGCGTGTGGCAGACGGCCGCGGCCCTGCGCGCGGAAGGTTACGAGGTCCACCTAGTCTGCGACGCAGTCTCGTCGCGCTCGGTCTTCAACCGCGACATCGCTTTCCAGCGCATGGCGGCTGCCGGCGTGCATCTGAGCAATGTCGAGATGGTGCTGTTCGAGCTGATGGGCGATGCCGGCCATCCGAGGTTCCGGGACGTCACGCGCCTGCTCAAATAG
- the folK gene encoding 2-amino-4-hydroxy-6-hydroxymethyldihydropteridine diphosphokinase, producing MSTVYLGLGSNQDAERNLRSGIRTLYRRFDNTAISPVYRSAAVGFSGEDFLNCAARIDTDLSPTQLKAWLTELEDTHGRDRNQPKFSDRTLDIDILLHDDKVGDFDGLSLPRDEILKYAHVLKPLADLAPQLKHPETGKTFAEHWEEFEGDRSLEPADLGGKQSSSPNWWGSG from the coding sequence ATGAGTACCGTCTACCTGGGCCTGGGCTCGAATCAAGACGCCGAGCGCAACCTCCGCTCCGGCATCCGCACGCTCTATCGCCGATTCGACAACACGGCGATCTCGCCGGTCTATCGCTCTGCCGCCGTGGGCTTTTCCGGCGAGGACTTCCTCAACTGCGCGGCGCGCATCGACACCGACCTGTCACCGACCCAACTCAAGGCCTGGCTGACCGAACTGGAAGATACACACGGGCGCGACCGCAACCAGCCCAAGTTTTCCGACCGGACCCTGGATATCGACATCCTGCTCCACGACGACAAGGTCGGCGATTTCGACGGCTTGAGCCTGCCCCGCGACGAAATCCTCAAATACGCCCATGTTCTCAAGCCGCTGGCCGACCTGGCGCCACAGTTGAAGCACCCGGAAACGGGAAAGACGTTTGCCGAGCATTGGGAAGAGTTCGAGGGCGACCGCTCGCTGGAACCCGCAGACCTGGGCGGCAAGCAAAGCTCCTCGCCAAACTGGTGGGGGAGTGGTTAA
- the folB gene encoding dihydroneopterin aldolase: protein MDIVFINDLDIETVIGIYDWERKIRQVVRVNLEMSTDVRKAAASDRIDDALDYKAVAKRLIGFVENSSFQLVETLAERCAEIVLGEFPVGWLRLRVDKPGAVRGAKSVGIVIERGRRP, encoded by the coding sequence ATGGACATCGTCTTCATCAACGACCTCGACATCGAGACCGTCATCGGCATCTACGACTGGGAACGCAAGATTCGCCAGGTGGTGCGGGTGAACCTCGAGATGAGTACCGACGTTCGCAAGGCGGCAGCCAGCGACCGCATCGATGACGCCCTCGACTACAAGGCGGTGGCCAAGCGCCTGATCGGCTTCGTCGAGAACAGTTCCTTCCAGCTGGTCGAAACCCTGGCCGAACGCTGTGCGGAAATCGTGCTGGGCGAGTTCCCGGTCGGTTGGCTGCGGCTGCGCGTGGACAAGCCGGGTGCCGTGCGCGGTGCAAAATCGGTGGGCATCGTCATCGAGCGGGGGCGACGCCCATGA
- the tsaD gene encoding tRNA (adenosine(37)-N6)-threonylcarbamoyltransferase complex transferase subunit TsaD yields the protein MQNILGIETSCDETGVALYHPERGLVADLVYTQADHAAYGGVVPELASRDHVRKLPGMLRELLDRAKMTAGDIDAVAYTAGPGLAGALLVGASTGVAMAAALDRPAIAVHHMEGHLLSPLLEDPAPDFPFVALLVSGGHTMLVAVEAFGRYRLLGETLDDAAGEAFDKTARLLGLGYPGGPEVARLAESGNRDRFDFPRPMVNRPGLDFSFSGLKTHTRELIKRVEETDYPDIAAGFEQAVAETLAIKCRRALKETRMKRLVIAGGVSANRRLRAELETRLPGQVYYPSLRMCTDNGAMIAHAGWYRRGEGTKDGKIAVKPRWPIDSLASRNF from the coding sequence ATGCAAAACATTCTCGGCATCGAAACCTCCTGTGACGAGACCGGCGTGGCGCTCTACCACCCCGAGCGCGGTCTGGTCGCCGACCTGGTCTATACCCAGGCCGATCACGCAGCCTACGGCGGCGTCGTGCCGGAGCTGGCTTCGCGCGACCACGTGCGCAAGCTGCCGGGCATGCTGCGCGAACTGCTCGACCGGGCCAAAATGACCGCCGGGGACATCGATGCAGTCGCCTACACCGCCGGCCCCGGCCTGGCCGGCGCCCTGCTGGTGGGCGCCTCCACCGGCGTGGCAATGGCCGCGGCACTGGACCGGCCGGCCATTGCCGTCCACCACATGGAGGGCCACCTGCTTTCGCCGCTGCTCGAGGACCCGGCGCCGGACTTTCCCTTCGTCGCCCTGCTGGTCTCGGGCGGCCACACCATGCTGGTGGCGGTCGAAGCCTTCGGTCGCTATCGGCTGCTGGGCGAGACTCTCGACGATGCTGCCGGCGAGGCCTTCGACAAGACCGCCCGGCTGCTCGGCCTGGGCTATCCCGGCGGCCCGGAAGTGGCACGCCTGGCCGAGAGCGGCAATCGCGACCGCTTCGACTTTCCGCGCCCGATGGTCAATCGACCCGGGCTGGATTTCAGTTTTTCGGGGCTCAAGACCCATACGCGCGAACTGATCAAGCGGGTCGAGGAGACGGATTATCCCGACATCGCCGCCGGCTTCGAGCAGGCCGTGGCCGAAACCCTGGCGATCAAATGCCGACGGGCACTCAAGGAGACCCGAATGAAGCGCCTGGTGATCGCCGGCGGGGTGAGCGCCAACCGCCGCCTGCGCGCCGAACTCGAAACACGCCTGCCCGGCCAGGTCTACTACCCATCCCTCAGAATGTGCACCGACAATGGTGCGATGATTGCCCATGCGGGGTGGTACCGGAGGGGGGAAGGGACGAAGGATGGGAAGATCGCAGTCAAACCGAGGTGGCCAATTGACTCGTTGGCTTCCCGGAATTTTTAA
- the rpsU gene encoding 30S ribosomal protein S21 has product MPSVKVKENEPFEYALRRFKRSCEKAGVVAEARRREFYEKPTQERKRKKAAAVKRHLRKLSRERVNRKRLY; this is encoded by the coding sequence ATGCCCAGCGTAAAGGTCAAGGAAAACGAGCCGTTTGAGTACGCCCTGCGTCGCTTCAAGCGCTCCTGCGAAAAGGCCGGCGTGGTTGCCGAAGCCCGGCGTCGCGAGTTCTACGAGAAGCCGACCCAGGAACGCAAGCGCAAGAAGGCGGCTGCGGTCAAGCGCCACCTGCGCAAGCTTTCGCGCGAGCGCGTCAATCGCAAGCGGCTCTACTAA
- a CDS encoding GatB/YqeY domain-containing protein produces MSLKARINEDVKQAMRSGDKARLKILRMVTAAIKQREIDERIELDDVQVLAVVEKMIKQRRESAEQYRAGNRPELADVEEAEITVLETYLPEQLSDDELAEAVDQAIAEADASDMKAMGQVMGLLKPRLQGRADMGKVSGLVRSRLAG; encoded by the coding sequence GTGTCGCTGAAAGCGCGGATCAATGAAGACGTCAAGCAGGCCATGCGCTCCGGCGACAAGGCACGCCTGAAGATCCTGCGCATGGTGACGGCGGCGATCAAGCAGCGTGAGATCGACGAGCGCATCGAGCTCGACGATGTCCAGGTGCTGGCGGTGGTCGAGAAGATGATCAAGCAGCGTCGCGAATCGGCCGAGCAGTACCGGGCCGGCAACCGTCCCGAGCTGGCCGACGTCGAAGAAGCCGAAATCACGGTGCTGGAAACCTATCTGCCCGAACAGCTCTCCGACGATGAGCTCGCCGAGGCCGTAGACCAGGCCATTGCCGAAGCCGACGCTAGCGACATGAAGGCCATGGGTCAGGTCATGGGCTTGCTCAAGCCCCGCCTGCAGGGCCGGGCCGACATGGGCAAGGTTTCCGGACTGGTCCGCTCGCGACTGGCCGGCTGA
- the dnaG gene encoding DNA primase: MPGRIPEDFIETLLERIDIVEVIGARVELKSAGRGEHKALCPFHDEKTPSFTVSTDKQFYHCFGCGAHGTAIGFVMEYDGLEFPAAIEELAHSAGLEVPREAGQAPTKPNDRLYQALGQAQAWFRRQLGASETARDYLKARGFDKATVDEFGIGYAPEAWQALADHLIAEGFRPQELEEAGLITRRDGRVIDKFRDRVMFPIHDRRGRVIAFGGRALAERGPKYMNSPETPVFHKGRELYRLYQVRRGGLPERLLVVEGYMDAAALHQFGFTNAVATLGTSVTADHLELLFRASPVVVFCFDGDRAGRQAAWRGLEAALPAMKANREVRFLFLPEGEDPDSLVRDHGAEAFSQLLDQARPLSEFFFDHLAESVDMSTLDGRARLVALSEPYLDKMPEGAFADMMRDELVRRTGHGGRIQQTAPPTATRRLPDDGEDRSLTPVQYAVALIVQQPSLAADLSPDVLDGPASVRGVDFLQELIDFCRHKPQLSTAKLLETWRDRPEAPWLARLAVRNVIADPEEMSTALTQTLARIRRQRVKTRIRELQQAQLNEGGLDEVRTSELRRLLSLRLDDRQL; the protein is encoded by the coding sequence GTGCCCGGCCGCATCCCCGAAGACTTCATTGAAACCCTGCTCGAACGCATCGACATCGTCGAGGTGATCGGCGCGCGCGTCGAACTCAAGTCGGCCGGGCGCGGCGAGCACAAGGCCTTGTGCCCGTTTCACGACGAAAAAACCCCCTCGTTTACCGTCAGCACCGACAAGCAGTTCTACCACTGCTTCGGATGCGGCGCCCACGGCACGGCCATCGGTTTCGTCATGGAATACGACGGGCTGGAATTTCCGGCTGCCATCGAGGAACTGGCGCACAGCGCCGGGCTGGAAGTGCCGCGCGAGGCCGGCCAGGCGCCGACCAAGCCAAACGATCGGCTCTACCAGGCCCTGGGTCAGGCGCAGGCCTGGTTCCGGCGCCAGCTCGGCGCTTCCGAGACCGCCCGCGACTACCTGAAAGCGCGCGGCTTCGACAAGGCCACCGTCGATGAATTCGGTATCGGCTACGCGCCGGAAGCCTGGCAGGCCCTGGCCGATCACTTGATTGCCGAGGGCTTCCGGCCGCAGGAGCTCGAGGAAGCCGGCCTGATCACCCGCCGGGATGGCCGGGTGATCGACAAGTTCCGCGACCGGGTCATGTTCCCCATTCACGACCGCCGCGGCCGCGTGATTGCCTTCGGGGGCCGTGCGCTGGCTGAGCGCGGGCCGAAGTACATGAATTCGCCCGAAACGCCGGTGTTCCACAAGGGGCGCGAGCTCTATCGGCTCTACCAGGTGCGCCGCGGCGGCCTGCCGGAACGCCTGCTGGTGGTCGAAGGCTACATGGACGCCGCCGCCCTGCACCAGTTCGGCTTCACCAACGCGGTCGCCACGCTCGGCACGTCGGTCACGGCCGACCACCTGGAGTTGCTGTTTCGCGCCTCGCCGGTGGTGGTGTTCTGCTTCGACGGTGACCGGGCCGGCCGCCAGGCCGCCTGGCGCGGGCTGGAAGCGGCACTACCGGCGATGAAAGCCAATCGCGAGGTGCGATTCCTGTTCCTGCCCGAGGGCGAGGATCCGGACTCGCTGGTCCGCGATCATGGTGCCGAGGCCTTCTCGCAACTGCTCGATCAGGCGCGGCCCCTGTCTGAGTTTTTCTTCGATCACCTGGCCGAGTCGGTCGATATGAGCACACTCGACGGACGTGCCCGGCTGGTGGCCCTGTCCGAGCCCTACCTGGACAAGATGCCCGAAGGGGCGTTCGCCGACATGATGCGCGACGAATTGGTGCGACGCACCGGCCACGGCGGCCGTATCCAGCAGACTGCTCCGCCGACGGCCACAAGGCGCTTGCCGGACGATGGCGAAGACCGCTCGCTTACTCCGGTACAGTACGCCGTGGCCCTGATCGTGCAGCAACCGTCGCTGGCTGCCGACCTGTCGCCGGACGTGTTGGATGGGCCGGCGAGCGTTCGCGGGGTGGATTTTCTGCAGGAATTGATTGACTTTTGCCGTCACAAACCCCAACTTTCTACGGCTAAGCTTCTGGAAACCTGGCGAGACCGTCCCGAGGCGCCCTGGTTGGCGCGTCTGGCTGTACGTAATGTCATCGCCGATCCGGAAGAAATGTCGACGGCATTGACACAAACTCTGGCCAGAATCCGTCGTCAAAGGGTAAAGA